The following are encoded together in the Daucus carota subsp. sativus chromosome 5, DH1 v3.0, whole genome shotgun sequence genome:
- the LOC108222097 gene encoding receptor-like protein kinase 7, whose product MEPSQSMQSCMHVYKIYTTCPNQPFIFSSIFKHNHQFSKMPQAAFSTLRLNAILILSLLCCLLFVANCDDLTQLLEVKSSLQSSKTDVFSSWQDNNLITSFSGIKCNEEGLVTEIELSHQHLTGNVPFDSICQLKFLEKLSLGANSLSGPLTKDLNACTNLRYLDLGNNFFSGSVPDISSLTNLLVLHLNFSGISGTFPWASLQSMTNLTVLSLGDNSLDRSVFPEEVTGLKELTWLYLSNCSIEGKISSGIGGLTKLENLELADNYLSGEIPSEIANLVNLWQLELYNNELNGTFPPGFGNLTKLRNFDAMGNFLEGDLSELRFLDQLVSLQVHENLFSGQVPEEFGEFKHFVNLSLYGNQLTGPLPQMLGSWSDFEFIDVSENFFTGPIPPDMCKNGKMAELLILQNNFSGEIPENYARCQTLTRFRVSINSLSGRVPSGIWGLPDLNIIDVAMNSLEGPISPEIRNARSLTELYLGNNQFSGDLPLELLEASSLVSVDLSNNHFSGQIPRKFGRLNQLMSLHLEGNDFTGTIPDSMQSCESLSELNMAHNSISGKIPGYLGSMRMLNSLNLSHNQIAGKIPQTLSFSRISLLDLSHNRLTGRIPKSLSVAAYNGSFTGNDGLCSEDIKSFQRCSTSMSPETQTLIAFFTVVLVALVISLAYHLYLNKRRANKDQDRLSEKRSWNVKSFNVLSFTEDQIINSIKKENLIGKGGSGNVYRVDLPNGTQLAVKHIWNSDINEAKKTYSSSTMLQKGSKTSSEYDSEVKMLSAIRHVNVVKLYCSITSEDSSLLVYEYMPNGSLWDQLHTNSAKGILDWDKRYKIAVGAAKGLAYLHHGCHRPVIHRDVKSSNILLDELLRPRIADFGLAKVVQTSSTYSTHVIAGTFGYIAPEYGYTFNINEKSDVYSFGVVLMELVTGKRPLEPDFGTSKDIVSWVCSKLPEKEGVLSIIDAKIRQDCREEAVKVLKIAILCTSRLPALRPTMRNVVQMLEDAEPCRLIGVLEFKNSASKKENL is encoded by the exons ATGGAGCCTAGCCAATCCATGCAATCATGCATGCATGTATACAAAATTTACACAACTTGTCCAAACCAACCATTCATTTTCAGTTCCATTTTCAAACATAATCACCAATTCTCCAAAATGCCTCAGGCAGCCTTTTCAACTCTCCGGCTAAACGCTATCCTGATTCTGTCACTGCTCTGCTGCCTTCTCTTCGTTGCAAATTGCGACGACCTCACACAACTTCTTGAAGTTAAATCTTCCCTGCAGAGCTCAAAAACAGATGTTTTCAGTTCCTGGCAAGACAACAATCTGATAACAAGTTTCAGTGGGATTAAATGCAACGAAGAAGGCCTCGTTACAGAAATCGAGCTTTCTCATCAGCATTTGACAGGAAATGTTCCTTTTGACTCAATTTGCCAGCTGAAATTCTTGGAAAAACTCTCTCTTGGAGCCAATTCATTGTCTGGTCCCCTGACAAAAGATCTAAATGCCTGTACTAATTTACGGTACTTAGACCTGGGAAATAATTTTTTCTCAGGCTCTGTGCCTGACATATCTTCTCTTACAAATCTTCTTGTGCTGCATCTGAATTTTAGTGGCATCTCGGGTACGTTCCCATGGGCTTCGCTACAGAGTATGACTAATTTAACTGTGCTAAGCCTGGGAGATAATTCGCTTGATCGGAGTGTTTTTCCTGAGGAAGTCACAGGGCTTAAGGAGTTGACCTGGTTGTACTTGTCGAATTGTAGTATAGAAGGGAAAATTTCAAGTGGGATTGGAGGCCTAACAAAGCTTGAAAATCTTGAGCTAGCAGATAATTACTTATCAGGGGAGATTCCATCAGAAATCGCGAATCTTGTGAACTTATGGCAGCTTGAGCTCTACAACAATGAGCTGAATGGAACATTTCCTCCTGGATTTGGGAACTTGACAAAATTACGTAATTTTGATGCCATGGGCAACTTTCTTGAAGGTGATCTCTCGGAGCTCAGATTTTTGGATCAGCTGGTGAGTTTACAGGTACATGAGAATCTGTTTTCTGGTCAAGTTCCAGAGGAGTTTGGTGAATTCAAGCATTTTGTGAACCTCTCACTTTATGGTAATCAGCTGACAGGGCCACTTCCTCAGATGCTTGGCTCCTGGTCAGATTTCGAGTTCATCGACGTATCAGAGAATTTCTTCACGGGTCCAATTCCTCCTGATATGTGCAAAAATGGAAAGATGGCTGAGCTACTTATACTTCAAAACAATTTCTCTGGAGAGATACCAGAAAATTATGCACGTTGTCAGACGCTGACGCGTTTTCGTGTAAGTATCAATTCTTTATCTGGTAGAGTGCCTAGTGGAATTTGGGGTTTGCCTGATCTTAATATTATTGATGTCGCGATGAATAGTCTGGAAGGTCCAATTAGTCCAGAAATTAGAAATGCAAGGTCTTTAACTGAACTTTATTTAGGTAATAATCAGTTTTCTGGTGACTTACCTCTGGAATTACTGGAAGCTTCATCATTAGTATCTGTTGATTTGAGTAACAATCATTTCTCTGGCCAAATTCCGAGGAAATTTGGTAGATTGAATCAGCTAATGAGCCTGCATTTGGAAGGGAACGATTTTACAGGCACAATACCTGATTCAATGCAATCTTGTGAGTCTCTTAGCGAGTTAAACATGGCTCACAATTCAATTTCTGGTAAAATCCCGGGCTATCTTGGGTCGATGAGGATGCTCAACTCACTGAATTTGTCTCACAATCAAATAGCTGGAAAAATTCCCCAAACTCTGTCTTTTTCAAGAATTAGCCTGCTTGATTTATCACACAACAGACTCACCGGACGTATACCAAAGTCCCTTTCTGTTGCAGCCTATAATGGTAGTTTTACTGGAAACGACGGTCTCTGCAGTGAGGACATTAAGTCCTTTCAAAGGTGTTCAACTAGTATGTCTCCAGAGACTCAGACTTTAATTGCTTTCTTTACAGTTGTTTTAGTTGCCCTTGTGATCTCACTAGCATATCACTTGTACCTCAATAAGAGACGTGCTAATAAGGATCAGGACCGTTTATCAGAGAAGCGTTCATGGAATGTGAAATCATTCAATGTCTTGAGTTTCACAGAAGATCAGATCATTAACTCAATCAAAAAAGAGAATTTAATAGGCAAGGGCGGGTCTGGAAACGTCTACAGAGTGGATCTTCCCAATGGCACACAATTGGCAGTAAAACACATCTGGAATTCGGATATAAATGAGGCCAAAAAGACTTATAGCAGCTCAACAATGTTGCAAAAGGGTTCAAAAACCTCCTCTGAATACGACTCAGAGGTAAAAATGCTGAGCGCCATAAGACATGTCAATGTTGTGAAATTGTACTGCAGCATCACAAGTGAGGACTCAAGTCTGCTGGTCTACGAGTACATGCCTAATGGGAGCCTGTGGGATCAACTGCATACTAATTCCGCGAAAgggattcttgattgggataaAAGGTATAAAATAGCGGTTGGTGCTGCAAAAGGCCTGGCCTATCTTCACCATGGCTGTCACAGGCCAGTTATTCATCGCGATGTCAAGTCCAGCAACATTTTGTTAGACGAACTTTTAAGGCCTCGAATTGCAGATTTTGGACTGGCAAAAGTGGTGCAGACTAGTTCAACTTATTCTACTCATGTCATTGCAGGAACATTCGGCTACATTGCCCCTG AATATGGATACACATTTAATATAAACGAGAAGAGTGATGTTTATAGCTTCGGGGTGGTTCTGATGGAGCTAGTCACTGGAAAAAGGCCACTAGAGCCAGATTTTGGAACGAGCAAGGACATAGTGAGCTGGGTCTGCAGCAAGCTGCCTGAAAAAGAAGGCGTTTTGAGCATAATCGACGCGAAGATTAGGCAAGACTGCAGAGAAGAAGCGGTGAAGGTTCTGAAGATTGCGATTTTGTGCACGTCCAGGCTGCCAGCGTTAAGGCCAACAATGAGAAATGTTGTGCAAATGCTGGAGGATGCAGAGCCATGCAGACTCATCGGTGTGCTTGAATTTAAGAACAGTGCTAGCAAGAAAGAAAATCTGTAG